One genomic window of Piliocolobus tephrosceles isolate RC106 chromosome 19, ASM277652v3, whole genome shotgun sequence includes the following:
- the SMTN gene encoding smoothelin, whose translation MADEVLAGLDEGALRKLLEATADLAERRRIRSAIRELQRQELEREEEALASKRFRAERQDNKENWLHSQQREAEQRAALARLAGQLESMNDVEELTALLRSAGEYEERKLIRAAIRRVRAQEIEAATLAGRLCSTRPNSGLREDSKGRVAHRLEQCEVPEREEQEQQTEVSKPTPTPEGTSQDVTTVTLLLRAPPGSTSSSPASPSSSPTAASPEPPLEPAEAQCLTAEVPGAPEPPPSPPKTTSPEPQESPTLASTEGQVVNKLLSGPKETPAAQSPTRGPSNTKRADVAGPRPCQRSLSVLSPHQPAQNRESTPLASRPSSFQRAGSVRDRVHKFTSDSPMAARLQDGTSRAALSPLTPARLVGPSLTSTTPASSSSGSSSRGPSDTSSRFSKEQRGVAQPLAQLRSCSQEEGPRGRGLAPRPLENGAGGPVARSEEPGAPLPVAVSTAEPGGSMKTTFTIEIKDGRGQASTGRVLLPTGNQRAELTLGLRAPPTLLSTSSGGKSTITRVNSPGTLARLGSVTHVTSFSHAPPSSRGGCSVKMEPEPAEPPSAAVEAANGAEQTRVNKAPEGRSHLSAEELMTIEDEGALDKMLDQSTDFEERKLIRAALRELRQRKRDQRDKERERRLQEARGRPGEGRGNTATETTTRHSQRAADGSAVSTVTKTERLVHSNDGTRTARTTTVESSFVRRSENGSGSTMMQTKTFSSSSSSKKMGSIFDREDQTSPRASSLAALEKRQAEKKKELMKAQSLPKTSASQARKAMIEKLEKEGAAGSPGGPRAAVQRSTSFGVPNANSIKQMLLDWCRAKTRGYEHVDIQNFSSSWSDGMAFCALVHNFFPEAFDYGQLSPQNRRQNFEVAFSSAETHADCPQLLDTEDMVRLREPDWKCVYTYIQEFYRCLVQKGLVKTKKS comes from the exons ATGGCAGACGAGGTCTTAGCTGGGCTGGATGAGGGAGCCCTTCGGAAGCTG ctggaggccacaGCAGATCTGGCAGAGCGGCGGCGCATCCGCTCAGCCATCCGGGAACTGCAGCGGCAGGAGCTGGAGCGCGAGGAGGAGGCCCTGGCATCCAAGCGCTTCCGTGCTGAGCGGCAGGACAACAAGGAGAACTGGCTGCA ctctcagcagcgGGAAGCTGAGCAGCGGGCTGCCCTGGCACGGCTGGCAGGGCAGCTGGAGTCCATGAACGATGTAGAGGAATTGACTGCACTG TTGCGAAGCGCTGGTGAGTATGAGGAGCGCAAGCTGATCCGAGCTGCCATCCGCCGCGTACGGGCTCAGGAGATTGAGG CTGCCACCTTGGCTGGGAGGTTGTGCAGCACGCGTCCCAACAGTGGCTTAAGAGAGGACAGCAAGGGGCGAGTGGCGCACAGGCTGGAACAGTGTGAG GTACCAGAGCGAGAGGAACAGGAACAGCAGACAGAGGTCTCAAAGCCAACTCCCACCCCTGAAGGCACCAGCCAGGATGTAACCACAGTGACACTCCTGCTGCGAGCCCCACCTGGGAGCACATCCAGCTCACCTGCCTCACCCAGCAGTTCACCCACCGCTGCCTCTCCTGAGCCTCCATTGGAGCCTGCCGAGGCCCAGTGCCTTACAGCCGAGGTTCCAGGCGCCCCAGAGCCACCTCCCAGCCCACCCAAGACCACCAGCCCTGAGCCTCAGGAGTCTCCAACGCTCGCCAGCACTGAGGGCCAGGTGGTCAACAAG CTTCTGTCTGGCCCCAAAGAGACCCCTGCTGCCCAGAGCCCCACCAGAGGCCCCTCTAACACCAAGAGAGCAG ACGTGGCTGGACCCCGACCCTGCCAACGCTCCCTGTCGGTGCTCAGCCCCCACCAGCCAGCCCAGAACCGAG AGTCCACCCCCCTTGCCAGCAGACCTTCCTCGTTCCAGCGGGCTGGCTCTGTGCGGGACCGTGTCCACAAGTTCACATCTGATTCTCCTATGGCTGCTAGGCTCCAGGATGGCACATCCCGGGCTGCCCTAAGTCCCCTGACCCCCGCAAGGCTCGTGGGCCCCTCTCTCACCAGTAccacccctgcctcctcctccagcgGCTCCTCCTCTCGGGGCCCCAGTGATACCTCCTCCCGGTTCAGCAAGGAGCAACGAGGAGTAGCCCAGCCCCTGGCCCAGCTTCGAAGCTGCTCCCAGGAGGAGGGCCCCAGGGGGCGGGGCTTGGCTCCCAGGCCCCTTGAAAACGGAGCAGGGGGGCCTGTGGCACGTTCAGAGGAGCCTGGTGCCCCATTGCCCGTGGCCGTCAGCACTGCCGAGCCAGGGGGCAGTATGAAGACTACATTCACCATCGAGATCAAGGACGGCCGCGGCCAGGCCTCCACAGGCCGGGTGCTGCTGCCCACAGGCAACCAGAGGGCAG AACTGACACTGGGGCTGCGGGCGCCCCCAACCCTACTCAGCACCAGTAGTGGGGGCAAGAGCACCATCACTCGTGTCAACAGCCCTGGGACCCTGGCTCGGCTGGGCAGTGTCACTCATGTCACCAGCTTCAGCCATGCCCCCCCCAGTAGCCGAGGAGGCTGCAGCGTCAAG ATGGAACCAGAGCCAGCAGAGCCTCCCTCTGCAGCAGTGGAAGCAGCCAATGGGGCCGAGCAGACCCGAGTGAACAAAGCACCAGAGGGGCGGAGCCATCTAAGCGCTGAGGAGCTGATGACTATTGAGGACGAAGGAGCCTTGGACAAGATG CTGGATCAGAGCACGGACTTTGAAGAGCGGAAGCTCATCCGGGCTGCACTTCGTGAGCTCCGACAAAGGAAGAGAG ACCAGCGGGACAAGGAGCGGGAACGGCGGCTACAGGAGGCACGGGGCCGGCCAGGGGAGGGCCGCGGCAACACAGCCACTGAGACCACCACGAGGCACAGCCAGCGGGCAGCTGATGGCTCTGCTGTCAGCACTGTTACCAAGACTGAGCGGCTCGTCCATTCCA ATGATGGCACACGGACGGCCCGCACCACCACAGTGGAGTCAAGTTTCGTGAGGCGCTCGGAGA ATGGCAGTGGCAGCACCATGATGCAAACCAAgaccttctcctcttcctcctcatccaaGAAAATGGGCAG CATCTTCGACCGTGAGGACCAGACCAGCCCACGGGCCAGCAGCCTGGCAGCGCTCGAGAAACGCCAGGCCGAGAAGAAGAAAGAGCTGATGAAGGCGCAGAGTCTGCCCaagacctcagcctcccaggcgcGCAAGGCCATGATTGAGAAGTTGGAGAAGGAGGGCGCGGCCGG CAGCCCTGGCGGACCCCGCGCAGCCGTGCAGCGATCCACAAGCTTCGGGGTCCCCAACGCCAACAGCATCAAGCAGATGCTGCTGGACTGGTGCCGAGCCAAGACTCGCGGCTACGAG CATGTCGACATCCAGAACTTCTCCTCCAGCTGGAGTGATGGGATGGCCTTCTGTGCCCTGGTGCACAACTTCTTCCCTGAGGCCTTCGACTATGGGCAGCTTAGCCCACAGAACCGACGCCAGAACTTCGAGGTGGCCTTCTCATCTGCGGA GACCCATGCGGACTGCCCGCAGCTCCTGGATACAGAGGACATGGTGCGGCTTCGAGAGCCTGACTGGAAGTGCGTGTACACGTACATCCAGGAGTTCTACCGCTGTCTGGTCCAGAAGGGGCTGGTAAAAACCAAAAAGTCCTAA